The following proteins are encoded in a genomic region of Pseudorca crassidens isolate mPseCra1 chromosome 5, mPseCra1.hap1, whole genome shotgun sequence:
- the TBCCD1 gene encoding TBCC domain-containing protein 1 isoform X3: MRPVGPYLRSLAVKTPKERLEWSEILSNCMSEDEVEKQRNQLSVDTLQFLLFLYIQQLNKVSLRTSLIGEEWPSPRHRSQSPDLTEKSSCHNKNWNDYSHQAFVCDHLSDLLELLVDPEQLTASFHSTHSSLVSREAVVALSFLIEGTVSGARKIYPLYELALWQPLHAESGFSKTSKAFSFYKLEAWLRASLTGNPFGVSACLKSGKKLAWAHQVEGTTKRAKIACNTHVAPRMHRLVVMSQVYKQTLAKSSDTLVGAHVKIHRCNETFVYLLSPLRSVTIEKCRNSTFILGPVQTALHLHSCDNVKVIAVCHRLSISSTTGCIFHILTPTRPLILSGNQRVTFAPFHTHYPMLEDHMARTGLATVPNYWDNPMIVCRENSSTNVFRLLAPCEFYVFIIPFEMEGDTTEIPGGLPSAYQKALGQREKKIQTWQKTVKEARLTKDQRKQFQVLVENKFYEWLINTGHRQQLDSLVPPAAGSKQAAG, translated from the exons ATGCGGCCAGTTGGCCCCTACCTTCGCAG TCTTGCAGTGAAGACACCGAAGGAGCGCCTGGAATGGTCTGAGATTCTGTCCAACTGCATGTCTGAGGATGAAGTCGAAAAGCAAAGAAATCAG CTTTCAGTGGACACCCTACAGTTTCTGCTCTTCTTATATATACAACAGTTAAACAAGGTCTCCCTGAGGACATCTTTGATTGGAGAAGAGTGGCCTAGTCCCAGACACAGATCTCAGTCTCCTGACCTGACTGAAAAATCCAGTTGTCATAATAAG aACTGGAATGATTACAGTCACCAAGCTTTTGTCTGTGATCATCTGTCAGATCTCCTTGAACTGCTTGTAGATCCAGAACAACTCACTGCATCATTTCATTCAACCCATAGTAGTCTAGTCTCTCGAGAAGCTGTTGTAGCACTCAGCTTTCTTATTGAAGGTACAGTGAGTGGAGCCAGGAAGATATATCCACTTTATGAACTTGCACTGTGGCAACCACTACATGCAGAAAGTGGCTTCTCAAAGACCTCTAAGGCCTTTTCTTTCTACAAGCTGGAAGCCTGGTTGAGAGCCTCTTTAACTGGGAATCCATTTGGTGTATCTGCTTGCCTCAAGTCTGGGAAGAAATTGGCTTGGGCTCACCAAG ttGAAGGGACGACCAAAAGAGCTAAGATTGCTTGTAATACTCATGTGGCCCCTAGGATGCACCGCCTGGTGGTGATGAGCCAGGTTTACAAGCAGACATTGGCCAAGAGCTCAGATACTCTGGTGGGGGCACATGTAAAGATTCATCGTTGCAACGAGACTTTTGTATATCTGCTGTCTCCCTTACG ATCTGTAACAATTGAGAAGTGCAGGAATAGCACCTTCATCCTGGGCCCTGTACAGACTGCTCTTCATCTCCACAGCTGTGACAATGTTAAAGTCATTGCTGTTTGCCATCGTCTGTCCATCTCTTCTACAACAGGTTGCATCTTTCACATTCTGACGCCTACACGCCCACTTATTCTCTCTGGGAACCAGAGAGTAACTTTTGCCCCCTTTCATACCCATTACCCAATGCTGGAGGACCACATGGCCAGGACTGGCCTTGCTACAGTGCCTAACTATTGGGATAATCCCATGATTGTGTGCAGAGAGAACAGCAGCACAAATGTCTTCCGTCTCTTAGCACCATGTGAATTCTATGTGTTTATTATTCCCTTTGAAATGGAAGGGGACACAACAGAGATACCTGGGGGTCTTCCATCTGCATATCAGAAAGCACTgggccaaagagaaaaaaagatacagaccTGGCAGAAAACTGTGAAGGAGGCTCGTTTGACAAA GGATCAAAGGAAGCAGTTCCAGGTACTTGTGGAAAACAAATTTTATGAGTGGTTGATTAATACAGGACATCGTCAGCAGCTGGACAGTCTTGTGCCCCCTGCAGCAGGCTCCAAACAAGCAGCAGGATAA
- the CRYGS gene encoding gamma-crystallin S isoform X2, with the protein MSKAGTKITFFEDKNFQGRHYDSDCDCADFHMYLSRCNSIRVEGGTWAVYERPNFAGYMYILPRGDYSEYQHWMGLNDRLSSCRAVHLSSGGQYKIQIFEKGDFNGQMYETTEDCPSIMEQFHMREVHSCKVLEGAWIFYELPNYRGRQYLLDKKEYRKPIDWGAASPAVQSFRRIVE; encoded by the exons ATGTCTAAAGCTGGAACCAAG ATTACTTTCTTTGAAGACAAAAACTTTCAAGGCCGCCACTATGACAGCGATTGCGACTGTGCAGATTTCCACATGTACTTGAGTCGCTGCAACTCCATTAGAGTGGAAGGAGGCACCTGGGCTGTGTATGAAAGGCCCAACTTTGCTGGGTACATGTACATCCTACCCCGGGGCGACTACTCTGAGTACCAGCACTGGATGGGCCTCAATGACCGTCTCAGCTCCTGCAGGGCTGTCCACCTG TCTAGTGGAGGCCAGTATAAGATTCAGATCTTTGAGAAAGGGGATTTTAATGGTCAGATGTATGAAACCACTGAAGACTGCCCTTCCATCATGGAGCAGTTTCACATGCGAGAGGTCCACTCCTGTAAGGTGCTGGAGGGCGCGTGGATCTTCTACGAGCTGCCCAACTACCGTGGCAGGCAGTACCTCCTGGACAAGAAGGAGTACCGGAAGCCCATCGACTGGGGCGCAGCTTCCCCAGCTGTCCAGTCTTTCCGCCGCATTGTGGAGTGA
- the TBCCD1 gene encoding TBCC domain-containing protein 1 isoform X1 gives MRPVGPYLRRYAKKPFHTDVLRDNMDESGVLLWVKAEPFIVGALQVPPPSKFSLHYLRKISTYVRTRATEGGYPRLSWSTWRHIACGKLQLAKDLAWLYFEIFDSLAVKTPKERLEWSEILSNCMSEDEVEKQRNQLSVDTLQFLLFLYIQQLNKVSLRTSLIGEEWPSPRHRSQSPDLTEKSSCHNKNWNDYSHQAFVCDHLSDLLELLVDPEQLTASFHSTHSSLVSREAVVALSFLIEGTVSGARKIYPLYELALWQPLHAESGFSKTSKAFSFYKLEAWLRASLTGNPFGVSACLKSGKKLAWAHQVEGTTKRAKIACNTHVAPRMHRLVVMSQVYKQTLAKSSDTLVGAHVKIHRCNETFVYLLSPLRSVTIEKCRNSTFILGPVQTALHLHSCDNVKVIAVCHRLSISSTTGCIFHILTPTRPLILSGNQRVTFAPFHTHYPMLEDHMARTGLATVPNYWDNPMIVCRENSSTNVFRLLAPCEFYVFIIPFEMEGDTTEIPGGLPSAYQKALGQREKKIQTWQKTVKEARLTKDQRKQFQVLVENKFYEWLINTGHRQQLDSLVPPAAGSKQAAG, from the exons ATGCGGCCAGTTGGCCCCTACCTTCGCAG GTATGCAAAGAAGCCTTTTCACACAGATGTCCTTAGAGATAATATGGATGAGTCCGGAGTTCTCCTCTGGGTGAAAGCAGAACCCTTTATAGTGGGCGCCTTGCAGGTCCCCCCTCCATCCAAGTTCAGTCTTCACTATCTCAGGAAGATATCCACCTATGTGCGAACCCGGGCCACAGAGGGAGGTTACCCACGCCTGTCCTGGTCTACATGGAGGCACATTGCATGTGGAAAGCTGCAGTTGGCTAAGGATCTGGCCTGGCTTTACTTTGAAATATTTGATAGTCTTGCAGTGAAGACACCGAAGGAGCGCCTGGAATGGTCTGAGATTCTGTCCAACTGCATGTCTGAGGATGAAGTCGAAAAGCAAAGAAATCAG CTTTCAGTGGACACCCTACAGTTTCTGCTCTTCTTATATATACAACAGTTAAACAAGGTCTCCCTGAGGACATCTTTGATTGGAGAAGAGTGGCCTAGTCCCAGACACAGATCTCAGTCTCCTGACCTGACTGAAAAATCCAGTTGTCATAATAAG aACTGGAATGATTACAGTCACCAAGCTTTTGTCTGTGATCATCTGTCAGATCTCCTTGAACTGCTTGTAGATCCAGAACAACTCACTGCATCATTTCATTCAACCCATAGTAGTCTAGTCTCTCGAGAAGCTGTTGTAGCACTCAGCTTTCTTATTGAAGGTACAGTGAGTGGAGCCAGGAAGATATATCCACTTTATGAACTTGCACTGTGGCAACCACTACATGCAGAAAGTGGCTTCTCAAAGACCTCTAAGGCCTTTTCTTTCTACAAGCTGGAAGCCTGGTTGAGAGCCTCTTTAACTGGGAATCCATTTGGTGTATCTGCTTGCCTCAAGTCTGGGAAGAAATTGGCTTGGGCTCACCAAG ttGAAGGGACGACCAAAAGAGCTAAGATTGCTTGTAATACTCATGTGGCCCCTAGGATGCACCGCCTGGTGGTGATGAGCCAGGTTTACAAGCAGACATTGGCCAAGAGCTCAGATACTCTGGTGGGGGCACATGTAAAGATTCATCGTTGCAACGAGACTTTTGTATATCTGCTGTCTCCCTTACG ATCTGTAACAATTGAGAAGTGCAGGAATAGCACCTTCATCCTGGGCCCTGTACAGACTGCTCTTCATCTCCACAGCTGTGACAATGTTAAAGTCATTGCTGTTTGCCATCGTCTGTCCATCTCTTCTACAACAGGTTGCATCTTTCACATTCTGACGCCTACACGCCCACTTATTCTCTCTGGGAACCAGAGAGTAACTTTTGCCCCCTTTCATACCCATTACCCAATGCTGGAGGACCACATGGCCAGGACTGGCCTTGCTACAGTGCCTAACTATTGGGATAATCCCATGATTGTGTGCAGAGAGAACAGCAGCACAAATGTCTTCCGTCTCTTAGCACCATGTGAATTCTATGTGTTTATTATTCCCTTTGAAATGGAAGGGGACACAACAGAGATACCTGGGGGTCTTCCATCTGCATATCAGAAAGCACTgggccaaagagaaaaaaagatacagaccTGGCAGAAAACTGTGAAGGAGGCTCGTTTGACAAA GGATCAAAGGAAGCAGTTCCAGGTACTTGTGGAAAACAAATTTTATGAGTGGTTGATTAATACAGGACATCGTCAGCAGCTGGACAGTCTTGTGCCCCCTGCAGCAGGCTCCAAACAAGCAGCAGGATAA
- the TBCCD1 gene encoding TBCC domain-containing protein 1 isoform X2, whose translation MDESGVLLWVKAEPFIVGALQVPPPSKFSLHYLRKISTYVRTRATEGGYPRLSWSTWRHIACGKLQLAKDLAWLYFEIFDSLAVKTPKERLEWSEILSNCMSEDEVEKQRNQLSVDTLQFLLFLYIQQLNKVSLRTSLIGEEWPSPRHRSQSPDLTEKSSCHNKNWNDYSHQAFVCDHLSDLLELLVDPEQLTASFHSTHSSLVSREAVVALSFLIEGTVSGARKIYPLYELALWQPLHAESGFSKTSKAFSFYKLEAWLRASLTGNPFGVSACLKSGKKLAWAHQVEGTTKRAKIACNTHVAPRMHRLVVMSQVYKQTLAKSSDTLVGAHVKIHRCNETFVYLLSPLRSVTIEKCRNSTFILGPVQTALHLHSCDNVKVIAVCHRLSISSTTGCIFHILTPTRPLILSGNQRVTFAPFHTHYPMLEDHMARTGLATVPNYWDNPMIVCRENSSTNVFRLLAPCEFYVFIIPFEMEGDTTEIPGGLPSAYQKALGQREKKIQTWQKTVKEARLTKDQRKQFQVLVENKFYEWLINTGHRQQLDSLVPPAAGSKQAAG comes from the exons ATGGATGAGTCCGGAGTTCTCCTCTGGGTGAAAGCAGAACCCTTTATAGTGGGCGCCTTGCAGGTCCCCCCTCCATCCAAGTTCAGTCTTCACTATCTCAGGAAGATATCCACCTATGTGCGAACCCGGGCCACAGAGGGAGGTTACCCACGCCTGTCCTGGTCTACATGGAGGCACATTGCATGTGGAAAGCTGCAGTTGGCTAAGGATCTGGCCTGGCTTTACTTTGAAATATTTGATAGTCTTGCAGTGAAGACACCGAAGGAGCGCCTGGAATGGTCTGAGATTCTGTCCAACTGCATGTCTGAGGATGAAGTCGAAAAGCAAAGAAATCAG CTTTCAGTGGACACCCTACAGTTTCTGCTCTTCTTATATATACAACAGTTAAACAAGGTCTCCCTGAGGACATCTTTGATTGGAGAAGAGTGGCCTAGTCCCAGACACAGATCTCAGTCTCCTGACCTGACTGAAAAATCCAGTTGTCATAATAAG aACTGGAATGATTACAGTCACCAAGCTTTTGTCTGTGATCATCTGTCAGATCTCCTTGAACTGCTTGTAGATCCAGAACAACTCACTGCATCATTTCATTCAACCCATAGTAGTCTAGTCTCTCGAGAAGCTGTTGTAGCACTCAGCTTTCTTATTGAAGGTACAGTGAGTGGAGCCAGGAAGATATATCCACTTTATGAACTTGCACTGTGGCAACCACTACATGCAGAAAGTGGCTTCTCAAAGACCTCTAAGGCCTTTTCTTTCTACAAGCTGGAAGCCTGGTTGAGAGCCTCTTTAACTGGGAATCCATTTGGTGTATCTGCTTGCCTCAAGTCTGGGAAGAAATTGGCTTGGGCTCACCAAG ttGAAGGGACGACCAAAAGAGCTAAGATTGCTTGTAATACTCATGTGGCCCCTAGGATGCACCGCCTGGTGGTGATGAGCCAGGTTTACAAGCAGACATTGGCCAAGAGCTCAGATACTCTGGTGGGGGCACATGTAAAGATTCATCGTTGCAACGAGACTTTTGTATATCTGCTGTCTCCCTTACG ATCTGTAACAATTGAGAAGTGCAGGAATAGCACCTTCATCCTGGGCCCTGTACAGACTGCTCTTCATCTCCACAGCTGTGACAATGTTAAAGTCATTGCTGTTTGCCATCGTCTGTCCATCTCTTCTACAACAGGTTGCATCTTTCACATTCTGACGCCTACACGCCCACTTATTCTCTCTGGGAACCAGAGAGTAACTTTTGCCCCCTTTCATACCCATTACCCAATGCTGGAGGACCACATGGCCAGGACTGGCCTTGCTACAGTGCCTAACTATTGGGATAATCCCATGATTGTGTGCAGAGAGAACAGCAGCACAAATGTCTTCCGTCTCTTAGCACCATGTGAATTCTATGTGTTTATTATTCCCTTTGAAATGGAAGGGGACACAACAGAGATACCTGGGGGTCTTCCATCTGCATATCAGAAAGCACTgggccaaagagaaaaaaagatacagaccTGGCAGAAAACTGTGAAGGAGGCTCGTTTGACAAA GGATCAAAGGAAGCAGTTCCAGGTACTTGTGGAAAACAAATTTTATGAGTGGTTGATTAATACAGGACATCGTCAGCAGCTGGACAGTCTTGTGCCCCCTGCAGCAGGCTCCAAACAAGCAGCAGGATAA
- the CRYGS gene encoding gamma-crystallin S isoform X1, with the protein MQDGARVETKLESYSWISALGKPIYAPKMSKAGTKITFFEDKNFQGRHYDSDCDCADFHMYLSRCNSIRVEGGTWAVYERPNFAGYMYILPRGDYSEYQHWMGLNDRLSSCRAVHLSSGGQYKIQIFEKGDFNGQMYETTEDCPSIMEQFHMREVHSCKVLEGAWIFYELPNYRGRQYLLDKKEYRKPIDWGAASPAVQSFRRIVE; encoded by the exons ATGCAAGATGGTGCACGTGTTGAAACTAAACTGGAAAG CTATTCCTGGATTTCAGCACTGGGGAAACCAATCTATGCACCAAAAATGTCTAAAGCTGGAACCAAG ATTACTTTCTTTGAAGACAAAAACTTTCAAGGCCGCCACTATGACAGCGATTGCGACTGTGCAGATTTCCACATGTACTTGAGTCGCTGCAACTCCATTAGAGTGGAAGGAGGCACCTGGGCTGTGTATGAAAGGCCCAACTTTGCTGGGTACATGTACATCCTACCCCGGGGCGACTACTCTGAGTACCAGCACTGGATGGGCCTCAATGACCGTCTCAGCTCCTGCAGGGCTGTCCACCTG TCTAGTGGAGGCCAGTATAAGATTCAGATCTTTGAGAAAGGGGATTTTAATGGTCAGATGTATGAAACCACTGAAGACTGCCCTTCCATCATGGAGCAGTTTCACATGCGAGAGGTCCACTCCTGTAAGGTGCTGGAGGGCGCGTGGATCTTCTACGAGCTGCCCAACTACCGTGGCAGGCAGTACCTCCTGGACAAGAAGGAGTACCGGAAGCCCATCGACTGGGGCGCAGCTTCCCCAGCTGTCCAGTCTTTCCGCCGCATTGTGGAGTGA